The genomic stretch ATATTACCGGAGCTTCAGGAGAAACAACTTCCTTCGCCTTATCAGGGCACTCAGGGAACTCTGAGGGAATTCCTCATCTGCTCGTATTTCACACACAGGCTCAGACGATGGAGCCTCCGATTGGACCTCTGTGGATGAAGGGAGCTCTTGACAAGGGACCGCCTGGACTAGCTTCTGCACCACCTTTCTTCGCCGCGCCATGGCagagagagaaggaggagctCACGCTTTTCTCAGAACTGGCAACTTGCTTCTGTCAAATAGGCCTTTGAacatatgttattattattattttaatttgtaaaaatagaacaaaaaaattaattagtagttaatttattttcttagtcTCGGTTggtttgtgattgatggttgttgactacaaccatcaattacatgGATATCGGCACATTAAtgatatatttaaaatattattaataaaatttatctaattatttaaaaatataaattagtcttaaagtcaaataataattaatttataaaattattattattattattacaaattaaaaaattatgaataaataataatttataaattacatgaatatagaaattgataattatatttaataaaagtttaaaaaataaagaataaataataatttattttttaattaatttataataatttaattaattaaataataaaagttagatataatatttaataaaattttaataaataataaattagtttaggaaaaaaaattaatttgtttataaataacattatcaaataaaacatcataaaatagcataagatattataatattgcataagatttcaaaaatgataacaaatctcctttgttatccatttctattcacattactaaaactcacactcttataacactttagatggcgattgacaagacttggacaacattgagaaatcgtgattgtcaagaatattggaatggtctgcaagcttttttgaggatggcgtcggaacataaagattctgatggaagaattaggtgcccgtgtgtgagatgcaataataatagatttgaatctttggatgtagttcgggcacacgtattcgataggggttttcatcaagcttatgataagtggatttttcatggggaggtggacgaaattgttgctgatgaggtggttgatgagaatgaagacgatgagatgattcacgttgtggaagacttccttttaccgacaactgaggaagtagaaagggatcccggtgggagtcagtattatgacgagttatttgaggagattgaagcggagttgtatcctggctgtgattggatttcatccctgaactttttagcaaagttattgcatctaaaagttagagggaagatgcctaacaacatatttgatgaattgctgaagttgttaaagcttgcatttcctaaggagAACAAAATCCCCGGATTgtactacgaggcgaaaaagagattgaaaaaattagggttgggatacaagtccattcatgtgtgtcagtatgattgctgcttattttacaatgagcatgcatctaaagagacatgtccagtatgcagaagtagtagatggattacttccgaaatgacgaaaggaaaaaaagtgccacacaaggtgatgcgttactttccgttgacccctcagttgaaaagattatacagttcaaggattacagcaaaacacatgatatggcatcacgcttggaaatcaaaagatgaaggggtgatgcgacacccggtggacggctctgcgtggaaggaccttgatgccaagcatcctgatttttcaagggatcccagaaatgttcgtctgggcttagctgctgatggatttaatccatttggcaacatgaaccttgcatacagcatgtggcctgtggtgttggcaaactataatctgtcaccttggttgtgcatgaaagacaattatttcatgttgaccctccttattcctgggccaaaatcacccggtaaggacatggatgtatttctgagaccattggtggatgagttgaaggatctgtgggttaacggagttgatacaagagataaTACGACCAACAGGATGCTCAAGATgcgggcagcccttttgtggacagtgaacgattttccagctcgcagtagtttgtctggatggagtggtcaaggatacaaagcttgtcctacgtgtaatgaggacacaacttccatccgagtgatcggtaagatttcttacgttggtcacagaagattcttgccaagtactcatcgaatgagaagagacaaagagttcgatggagaagttgagagaagacgtcctccgaggcagtttacttgtgaggatatgctagaacaagttaatgctcttgcagcgcaagttcctggaaaacatgtccagtttgggggtgtgaaacgtaaaagaggagtagatgaaggtaattggaggagaaaaagtattttttacgagcttgagtattggtgtacaaacaaattaaaacacaatatagatgtcatgcatgttgagaagaatgtgtgtgatagtctccttggcaccatcttagacagtgataaatctaaggacaccactaatgccagacatgatttgaaaaagatgggtgtgagagaatccttgtggatttatgaagatgagaatgggaagttGATGAAGCTgcacgctccttatgtgttaactccaGCGCAGAGGCAACcgttttgtcagtttataaaaggagttagatttccagatggcttttgttcaaatttgaagaagaaagtgtccaAGAACGATACAAATATTCTTaggttgaagtcacacgattgtcatgtgataatgcaacgattactttctctcggtgttcgcaagtttcttccaaaatctatatcgaccactattgcagaattgtgcaatttcttcaggcaaatatgttcgaggattttaaatgttaaagatatggaggaagcacaaaatgatcttattcagatattgtgcaagatggagttgatttttccgccagctttttttgacataatgattcatttggtattacatttgccagaagaagcaatattgggtggtccgatatttatgaggtggatgtatccttttgaaaggtacatgaaaaaattaaagaattatgtgggaaataaagctcgccctgaagggtcgatcaccgaaggctatgttgcagacgaggctttgaccttttgttcaatgtatttcaaaggcattgaaacaagatttaaccgtcttgatcgaaatgaagatgcaacttatatcccatGAAATCTTgcagttttccaatctcaatgtcgtccactcacaaagggaactttgaagactCGATCATAAGactcgtgaaatagctgagtggttcatacttgagaattctcctgaaattgagtcttatttagagtaagtttattctcttataaattagaacatgtgtggttattatcagttttttgttattaagaatcgtaacactattctaattaacagcgaacacctacaagagattaaacaaaaatacccagatggtgatcatgatcgtttgcataggaaaaattttcgttcgtggtttcataaaaaggtagctttgaactttgaactttgaacaatgattttattaatgatgtattttgtgaatctaatataattctatgtatttagatatatgacttgcacaagcttgggtctttggaaaacggtgatgaactgttagctttagcatctggatcagatcatttgtcaaccttttaccaaggttgtatagtcaatggtgttcgatttattgcacacgatcgagacaaaaagcgcaccacacagaatagtggagtgtctgctgccggaacagaaggttttaatttTTACGGCACGCTTGAAGAAGTAGTGATACTTTCTTTCACTGGTGAATATTCAGTGGAattatttcggtgcaaatggtttaatacaaatccaagaattaagaaaacaatcattgaaaataatatcaccagtataaacgtcaatggcgaatggtacaaagatgagccgtacatacttgctactcaagctaagcaagttttctatctcgatgatttacttagtggtcgtgattggaaagttgtagaagatgtgaatcatcgacagatttgggacattaaggacaattctgatgaggttaatgatgttattgatgttgtacatgaaacaagttcatcaaattttgtgttgactgtggacctcggagagttgattatgcaatctgatcaacctgctgcatatgttggagctgatgaagatggtgacgacgaagctgatatgtcagaacatgaggacgttgcagatgcagaagatgaattggttgttgaactttgtgaagatgaaaatgtgtctccgattactgatggaaatgatagtgattactctgtttagtttttttctatttgtgtaacagaactatgtatttaaatataatgaagtgtttttttgtaattataatataagatatttgagctttgtgaagatgaaaatgtatctccgattactgatggaaatgatagtgattactctgtttagttttttctatttgtgtaacagaactatatatttaaatataatgaagtttttttttgtaattattattattatgaattcaatgtgatatacttctatttaatgctaattactaactaataaattttaaactgaagtataatgtcagctaatatagctacttatcacggcgaagatggtgggggtcaagacccgccagatccttctagggtaccaacATCTTGCGAGTTAGGTTAAATATtgcatataaaaattatttttagaaattatattgttagataaatataacatcaatactaatactgattattgttaataaattttaaagccccgtcgacgagaagaaaaggtcgtggccctgctagtaataatgttcttgaagaacgaaggaaaaaagctgggaaaccattggatctagagcttgatcctgtgaccaacaaagtggttgggcaggaggatcaagcttttattcgcatgttgggaaCTCTAGTTTCCATGTTGTGTCCGGGGCATTATTTAGATTTTGTTGATatacctcaacagtttaaggatcaagtgcttgatcgtatgagggtaaaaaaattacaaatcttgtacttttcattatttaattcaattatttaaaagttatctaatatttttttcctaatgcagtattactataatatagacggtcatccacaacgtgagtcagttctggcaactctcaacaaggagatgggggaaagatatcgcgagagaaagaactatagacatagacacttcaaaaatcattatgctggaccagaagatttggagaatgtcctctctaagccacctaaccattgcactaaggaggcttggcagcttatttgtgaaatgtttttgagcgaaagatttttggctcgttccgctaaaaatcaagcaaacagaagacaaatgaagtatgtaacaacacaaggcacaaagtcgttggcagctaagcgtcaccaatatgtaagtgaagatgttaatttaattttataaaatgacacattctgaaacattttgtttacatttttataggagaacccggatgtgcatgttgttgatacttggagggatgctcatatgagaaaatcgacaaaatcttttgtcaacgaggcagctcaacaagattatgtaagtgaatagtattgttttcttgtttataatgttatctttatataggaaaaaatggcggctgaggttgagaggtcacagaatgagaggcaaagtcaacagcagagtgaggcatctctaaatgtatctggtgttgattcgtccccggtcgatcaatacgagatactaagtaaagtactcggggagagatctgactaccaaagaggagtgggttatagggcgaaagggaaggcaaaaaagacattctctagctctacagatcaaagtcagtcccaagcaaatactgctgcttcgcctaatgaagatatgagagTTATGGCTTTGCTGGTGAAGGCAATTCGTGAGACGTTTGAGACTTCGACAACTGTGCATCCCAGTAAAATGTATAACCCAatgtttgacagttttctgcagaggcatttgccaccacaatccgaaggtggttcgtcttctcagtctccttcacagcagtatcagcctccttcacagcagtatcagcctccttcacatcagcagtatcagcctccttcacagcagcagttccagcctccttcacagtatccgccGCAGCAACTGTACCAGCCTCATCCAATGTATCCGCCACATatgtcgtcgcaacaacctcctcagtatcaaaaccaatacatttttggaccccattcccagtctcctccacaatattttagttttaccgattttccaggaggatcgatgcagcctccgccacagccacagcctcgagaactatttggggacctcacgctcggacgatcatcacaaccaccttatattccttcaccgccaccgccacggccgccacagccaccgccaccgccaccgccatcgtcacagccgtcgtcctcacagccagaccaaaatgttgaagatgaggacaatttcaatattaatcttaatgactttctttagttactagtttatatatttggactgaattaatactttatttatttttaatgactatagtgatatttactaggttgataaatattaaaactatttatattaattttaatgttatttatgtttaaattaattaaatgtttatttttattaaattatattataaattatttttaaaaataattaaatttaataaataataatttattaatttatttaaaatttaatttaaaaaaattataaatacaataATAGCGGCGAACCCCGGGGCTAATATTAATGCCTCGGACATAGTTATTAGCGGCGGGTTCCGCCGCTAATGTCCTCTGCTAATAATTGcttattagcggcgggtgtgttagtccgccgctaataatcattattagcgacACTTTTTTAGGCGCGGGGTATTAGCGGTGGAGGCCCGCCGCTAAAGTGTATTAGCGGCGGATGTGgcatttattagcggcggagtcccTCGCCGCTAATAATGGAATTTGTTGtagtgagtgtcctaaaaactctataaatatttttaaggacttgcatttatgtgtgtgtcctaaaaaagtgtcccataaagagtattttgtagtagtgaatgttTCACGTTTGTTATAAATAATCAGAGATATATGTAATGTGagtaattatttataaaagaaaatgaagtatttttttttactatttgaGTCCATATTTGACTACATATATCTCTAGGATGGTTGAACTCCTATAAGCACCACTTTTCTTTAGACTTGTTGGTAAATGTATGAATTTCGAAGTTagtaaaattcaaaatattgaatACCCATTATTTACTAACCTTTAATTCTATCTATAGATAACCTTATCTCTGATGCAAAAATGTAAGTAATCATTTTTAATAACACATCCTTTAGTCCTAGTTTTAACATGCATGGCATCATGAGTGACATTATTTTGGAAGTTAATATAGGTTAAATTATTAATACCATTTTTAACAATATTTATAAAATGAATTGAGTGATGTTTTTGAAAAATGCAAGGATTATCTTAATGATACAAGTTTGCAAGGATTATCTTGAGAAACTTGCAACGTATATAAAAAGTATTTTTAGAATTTTAAAACAAGCTGAAGACTGAAACTTGGAACATAATAAGTATTTTATAATTCTAAAACAAAACCCTACCTAAACTTAAATAACATGTTCCTACAGCTTCTAAAAGTGAACTTATCTTTGTTTTTTAATAAGATTTTATATTCAATTTTGACTAGCTTTCTTAGATTTATTGTGAACTTTGAAAGGAAATTAAAAAATGAATGTTTGAGAATCAATTCACTATGTACTAATATTCACATTAACCATATTAGATATAAAATATAGAAATAAAACTGGGAGCTATTAGTGGTGATCGAGTGTTTTTTCTAATTTTAAGAGGTGTTTGTTTTGAATAGTTGAGTTGCCTTAGAAAGTGTAGATGTGCTTAGGATGGAGGTAATATGAAACTTTTGTGTACAAAAGGgttcactttacccttaaaatacatgtagggctcacacaaattattaactttactcccttaaaatttgaaccaaacataggaagggatttagattctcattcccacctttactttacctcataccaaacacccccttagAGTCAATGTATGCACAATCTAGATGAAGGAGAATCATCTCCTTACACTCTATGAAGTCATCACTCCTAAGTTTAATATCAAAAAACATTCAGGGTTGTGACTTGTGATGCTGCATGAATATAATTACATGCTCATCAATCTAGTATTTTGAAATTGAATAAAAAATCATATGAAGATTGAATCTAATTCTATTAGAAATTACTTGTGGgtgaaatttttaatttaataatattctaTGTACTTTTATGATagatttattaaatttaatgaaaATCTTAAGGTTtgaactttatgataaaactataaattaagataattaattttaatatattatcctaattaattatataacataataaaatttatgtGGAATAAAATCACTATGtctacataattaattataatgTGATCTTAACCCACtgaatatataattaaagatgatgTGGCTACTCtttgattatttaatttatatggATCACTGGATATTATGTTTTATGCTAATTTATACTTGAAAACAATTATGCAgtaacataataggcaatcactaAGAGTGCTTCGATCGAGTAAAGTAGTCATCCAAAGATCATTAAAAATCATTCCTCAAACAAAGCATTGTCCCAGTTTCATGTTTTCCTATGTTAACCAaaaaattgtttatgaattatttataacttaattattcacgctaaataactatttaaatttatttttgaatataTTATGAAGCTTAATGTgctaaataatatttaattaaactatatgttaaaattataaTGGTAATTTATTTAGCATATAAACTATAATTAGTGTGTAAAATTTTCATGCAATATGtaactataatatataattttatttaactaaTGATGTTGTGATTAGTCTCTAATTagataaaattatatattatatcacTTATACACATTTCTTTATGGTTAAAATTTTAAAAGTTTTATGAGTATATTACTATATTGCAAAAATTAATTATTGGGTAAGTAACCATTTGGTATCcatgtttttgtaaagtatcattttggtatctTGTGTTTACAATAATACTTATGTGGTActctgtattttgaaatcgtacatatttggtaccataaactcaaatttaattaataaaattttaccaatttaatca from Humulus lupulus chromosome 5, drHumLupu1.1, whole genome shotgun sequence encodes the following:
- the LOC133833973 gene encoding early nodulin-75-like, encoding MAAEVERSQNERQSQQQSEASLNVSGVDSSPVDQYEILSKVLGERSDYQRGVGYRAKGKAKKTFSSSTDQSQSQANTAASPNEDMRVMALLVKAIRETFETSTTVHPSKMYNPMFDSFLQRHLPPQSEGGSSSQSPSQQYQPPSQQYQPPSHQQYQPPSQQQFQPPSQYPPQQLYQPHPMYPPHMSSQQPPQYQNQYIFGPHSQSPPQYFSFTDFPGGSMQPPPQPQPRELFGDLTLGRSSQPPYIPSPPPPRPPQPPPPPPPSSQPSSSQPDQNVEDEDNFNINLNDFL